The genomic window tttgtatacGCTAATCCTAAAATCATACTATAATTGCTAGGTTTTTAAATAGGTGAATCATTCTGTACACAATTCATTTGGAATTGGAATAAATATCTTATAGCGTGATGAAGCCTAGGCTAGGCTTCATCATTTGCAGATCCGAAACGCTACAAAATTAATCTTATAGCGTTTTTCCAAATGAAGTGCATATAtcatattttgaaattaatttagataTCTAATAacttatatgttttttttaaaatattatatatttttaaaatctaattACATCAGTAAGCCTAAAACTTCTAGATCCATCAATTTCTACTTCATCATCGATTTCTCTTCCGTTTCTTTTCAAAAAAGTCTTAGGTTGAGGGTTTTACTTTATTTGTTCTGTAACCGCTCAGttaataatcaaattattattattattattaagttcGATCTCGCTCAATTCAGTGTCAGTTAGTGTTCAATGTTTCGTTTCTTCATTTACTTAGAaatgattgattgattattgAGAATGAGGCAATGTTGCGTGAGTGTGTTTTGTGCGAAATGTTAAGTGCCTTTTGCTTCggtgtttgattttgtttcagTTTGTTGTTTACTTTTCAATAGGTTGGTGAAAATGAATCTTATAGCGTTTTTCCAACATAATGAATTGAGCAATTCCTCAATTTTGAACCCAACTCACCAaccaatttattaattaattaattaattaattaattataaagttTAACATGGTAATACCCTGTGCTATCAGTACCAGTAGAATTAAAAAAAGATGTAAGAGAGATGTGGTGCTTTCTACTTTATGGCTAACTGGGATCAGATCAGACCTAACGATTGGGACCGTATTTGAAAAGTAAACCCAACCCCATCACTCTTTAGAAACATTCTTGCACGTAGCATTATCGGTGCCTCTTTACTGCTAATCACACTTGAGGCTTTACAAATTACTAGTATCTCAGAATATGATTGTCAGAAACCATATTTACATCTCTCATTGCTACTTAAGTCATAATAAATATATCATATTCGGATCCatcaattttgaaatttcaagatCTCTTCATTAGATATCAACAACAATGATGAATTGGAAAAAATACAATTGAGAAAACCGCTATATCAGATAATTGACGAATTTATTCTTTGTTttagatttgttaattttttattgttcaaATTTCAGAGACTCAAAATTCATATatcatattcattttttttttgggtacatgcatattcatttttttttattataatatatatcatattcaaatttgttaATGAGCTTATTTAAAGACGAATTGTTCGTAACAATTAGAAATTTGAATCCTAATCAAAATAATTCTTAATTATAGCTTACTTATCGTTTGACGAGTTCCAAATTATCATAGCAGAGAAGAGATGGACCAACCTGGTCCGGGTCCAAACAACAAGTAAATTGTATCAGATGCATTTATCATGTGCCTAAACTCTAAGTGCTTGTTTGGTTCAGCGTTTTTTACCACCAAACGCAAGTCCTCGTACCCAAACGTgattttaaccaattttttgATGTTTGGTAACCGCAAAAGCAAATCTCTAAAACGTGGATCTAGCTTCCAAACGCGAGTTTTCTTTAAGCCATAAATTGGAGCTTTCACGTTAGAGCAAACATGAATCCAagctattaatttttttgtgagaACTACACTTACCTATTTACCCATAACTTTCTTCTTGTTTAGAACAccttctctcatttttttttttcagatttggtggaagaaaaaaaagaaagagggagaagaaaaatgagaaaaacaaTTATCTTAAAAGTTTCAACCATAACAACAATCAAAACACAAATGAAATTTTGGCTAACCAAACACAGAAATAAGGATAAGAAATGGTGAAAGGGACGAACATCACAAAAGAATTAAAAACAACCTAAGTGAAATGAAATTTTACAAAGAGAAACTCACAAAGTCATTGAATAGTTGAGGCCTAAGGGGTCTCTAGAGCCTTCTTCCTTTTTTCATTGGAAATGACTTTAATTGAAGAGtcgttttatttttattttattaatttctgtAAAAAAACATGTTCTAGATAAttctctctttattttttcttttggaataAGAGAattctctttttgttttatcaaaattattttaactaatGTGATAAATTGAGATATGGGTTACCTTAAATGTGAGGAATGGTCCATTTGGTGATTTGTTAGCTAAACTAAAAATCCGTTTTGGTATTTTAACTAATgtgataaattatttttattttttgacaatactATTGGGTTAGGTTtgggtattttttttataaattttcaaatatgatttgttttgggttcactattaattaattaaaatttatttattacttatacaattaaaagttaaaacccATATCGGTAATTTAAACattcaaaagtaattttgattcaagttatccaaacaacataaaTTTGTAAGAATCACTTTTATGTTAactatccaaacataaatcaattcttttcaactcacttttaaccaaaatcaattctgtcaaactcaattctaccaaactcaattctggtcaccgctaaaccaaacacacactaaatCAAGTGAGAAAATGATGAATTGACATACTCAATAATCATTATGATCTAAGGCATGCCATCTTTGACTTACTAGCATCAATAATGAATAATGATGCATAAAAATACCTGGAATCATTCCTACTAATAATTACATCAGTAAGCAGAAATTTTGCATaggtaactaaaaaaaaatataatcaagatCTCACGTCATGTCGATGAAGAATAGATAGGTGGTAAAGGCTTGAAAATATACCAAAGCTAGGCTAAGGGATGGAGTTCATTGTTCGCGTCCTTCTACATTGTTAGCAAGAGATCTTGAACTATTTCAAATGTGAATAGCGTTCAATTTTAATATCAGCATTATTTAGAAATAGtgcaaaattatatatttctaaataaaaaaaatatataattttaaaaatagtgcATTCAATATcttgatattatttattttctaaaaataaattttccacaaattttttcatttttatttccttaaccagtgtctTGAGACAACGGTTAAGTTGAcccattaataattatttattaaaataaaggaGATGAGAGGTgaaaagaataaagaaaatgaagaataaAGGGTTAAtatgtgaaaatgaaaaaatgttttttttttttcttttttcacgtCATACATTTTCAACATATGTCAGGTCATACATTTTCAACATACGTCATCGTAGCTAGCGGTAACAGATAATAGTATAtatttctaaataaaaaaaatatataattttaaaaatagtgcATTCAATATcttgatattatttattttctaaaaataaattttccacaaattttttcatttttatttccttaaccagtgtctTGAGACAACGGTTAAGTTGAcccattaataattatttattaaaataaaggaGATGAGAGGTGAAAAGagtaaagaaaatgaagaataaAGGGTTAAtatgtgaaaatgaaaaaatgtttttttttttcttttttcacgtCATACATTTTCAACATATGTCAGGTCATACATTTTCAACATACGTCATCGTAGCTAGCGGTAACAGATAATAGAGAGACTTATTTGATTAACGTCTATAAAATTGAAGGTTAATTTAgcaatttcaataaatttaggAACGAAATTGATTGAAcagtaaaaaaattcaaaaacaaagCTACTTATTTACTGTGCAATAAACTCATAATTAGTGCAAGCAAGTAACTAAATATCATGAAAAAAATGCTATAATGTCCACAGTAAAATATTGTTACATGTGTATTATTTTGAATGCAACTAAAATAACATGTGATTTGAAGAACGCTAAATCACCCCTCTCTAATGGATGAATCaagaaaaaagcaaaaaaaagaaTAGGGTTTGAAGAAAGTGTGACAATTTGGAGAAATAGTTGTATAGGCATCTAATGAATTGGATTTACTTGGAACCTTCAAATTTGATTACTTTATTCTTGTCAACTTTTTCACAACTTGGTTGATCATTCTTGATTGAAAAGTAAGATGAATGAATAAATGCAGAACATCCACATTTGATTTTTCTATTGGCCAAAGACTTTCGTGACACCACTATAGTCACTTCCAGACCTCAAAATTTACAAATGGATATGCCTTTTCACTCGAAATTTTGCACTAATCATGAATCCGAATTTAGATatcttgtattttttgttagtgATGCATAAAATGGAAAAACGCTATAAACTCAATCAGAGACTAGGTAAACTCAATCATATTATAATAAGTGTACCATAAAAGGACGAAATTAATTGGAATAAATCAgtgaaattaatataattaaatagaGATATtcccaaaataaattaaatttttttagagtgtttcattgatattttaatttattttttctggtacaaattgatatttttaatttattcaaagtatagttatttttaatcattttattttaataaaagcaaAAAAGTATAGCCACTACACGTTGAAAAACGTAGCATCCATGACGGAAGCTGATTAATCTTCAATTTCACGTTTTGTGTTTGAGTGTTTTGTTATTAACCACCGCTACTGCATCTGGTTCATATTTGTTGCGCCTCTATCATATATATTGCATTGCAATTGGAATTAACGTTTTCcattgtaaaaaagaaaaagaaaaaaaaaaaaagagaaaaaaaggaaaataattaaaattgtgcatttaatatatattttttagccTTTGAATCGTTAAAGCGAAAATATGAAACAGTTACACAAGCAACATAGCTTAAATCacagaagagaagaagaaatggGAAGCGAAACACCACCGTACTCACCGAAATCGATGAAGAACACACGATCCCTCCCCAGATCGATCAACTACCTCTTGAGGGAACAACGTCTTCTCTTCATATTGGTTGGGATTTTGATCGGTTCAACTTTCTTCATCATTCAACCCACGCTTTCTCGGATAAGTCCACCGGAGGCCCATTCGTTTCTTCCCAGATCTGGTGCATTGATTCGTTATGATTCCGTTGGTGGTGGTTCTGGGAGAATTGGACGTATTCCGGCGGGAATTGGTGGTCGGCGTTTGAGAGTGGTGGTTACTGGTGGTGCTGGTTTTGTTGGAAGTCATTTGGTTGATAAGTTGATTGGTAGAGGGAATGATGTTATTGtgattgataatttttttactgGTAGGAAGGAGAATTTGGTGCATTTGTTTGGGAACCCTAGGTTTGAGTTAATTCGTCACGATGTTGTTGAACCGATTTTGTTGGAGGTTGATCAGATCTATCATCTTGCTTGTCCTGCATCACCTGTTCATTACAAGTATAATCCTGTCAAGACAATCATATCCTTtttgttgttaatatatatatttctattaTATGCTTTCATTTTTTAACAACACGTTgatactgataataatttgagaaattgAGTTAATTGAATGTAATCGCATGTGTTAGTGTTAGGgcatttattgttgttgtttaatGGTGGTttggaattttgaattttgggaTCCTTGACTTTATgtgattgatttatttatttacaagaCAAATGTGATGGGTACACTTAATATGTTGGGGCTTGCAAAGAGAATTGGGGCGAGGTTTCTTTTAACTAGTACTAGTGAGGTATATGGTGATCCTTTGGAGCATCCTCAGAAAGAGACTTACTGGGGGAATGTTAATCCAATTGGTGAGTGAGTTTATAAGCTGAAATCTAGCTGAggaattatatttgtttttatgctGACTTAATTATTATGTTGGAATTTTAGGTGAGAGGAGTTGTTATGATGAAGGAAAGCGAACTGCGGAGACATTGACCATGGATTATCATCGAGGTGCTGGTGTTGAGGTAGTTTTCAAATTACAACGCTGTTTAATTGATTAGAGCTGACTGGTTTAGGTTATTTAACTCAATGTCTTGTTTTGGATTCGATAGTTTTTTGGTGTAACCATTTTGATATGACTTAAAAATATGGATCGACCACACGTGTTCCATTTCACCTTGTccaatactccctccgatctcatatataagtaaaaatcaacattttagattcattgaaaaagtaatgtatctagtcaatttttgcttatacaTGAGACCGGATGGAGTATTTGTTAACAACTTAATTATTAATTGTCAACTGGTTAAAGCAGAGATTATATAGGGAGAAGATTGTCCTTTCTTTCAAAGAAATCCTGTACTAAGTTCATTCATACAGGACTGTTTATCCAAACTCATGGGTCATTATTAGAGAAATAAGATTGGCAAGAATCACAAAAAATGTTCTGAtaaattattaacaaacttCCTATTATAAATTTACTAAATTGATTGTTGTATTGTTTTTCCTTGTTGATGAGAATTTGATTTGAAATCCAGACATTTAGAATTTTATATCATGGTGGAAATAACATCAGCTTCCATTAAAAATGAAGAATTATTTGTAAAAGAAATGACTTGGTTATTGAATATTTCACTTTGATGATAATGGATTTCTAGTAAAAGCTGTAAAGTACATATGACGATTTGGTATTTACTTATTAACAGAAGACTTGTgcgtcaaatttttttttttaccagaaGACTTGTATGTTCTGAGCCATGTGAagctataatatatatattttttataatacacAATCGGCACAATGATGAAATCACTGTCagctttaaattttttcaatctCCTTGACAACTTTCCGAAAGTTaactatataagcaaaaaataggTCTGGATTGAAATTGAATCGGATTTGTTTTCCTCTAGTACACCCAGCATCTGTTTTCAAGGTTCAACAATGCTTGGCAATTTTATACAGAGAAAAGGAAATGTCTAAATCAACATAATGAATTTTAGACTGCATATGATAAATTCTTCAAATCACATGTTATTGGGACTGATCTGGTTTGCTGTTTTCTAGGTTCGAATTGCTCGAATTTTCAACACATACGGGCCCCGCATGTGTTTAGATGATGGGCGTGTTGTTAGCAATTTTGTTGCACAGGTTTGAGTCCCTTGCAGCCTTACCtcatttctttgtttttcattaaattactgtgggagaggtttgtttgttttatgctgtttttttcttcatgtcTGCAGGCTATTCGCAAACAGCCATTGACTGTGTACGGTGATGGGAAGCAAACACGAAGTTTCCAATATGTCTCTGATTTGGTATGTAAGCAAATATGCTTTTATGCTTCCAAACTTCCTATCTCAGATTTGCATTTTGTACCATCAATTCTGTATTGCATTCAACATATTTTGCTAAACATCATCTGAACTTTTCTCATCTAAATCTCATCAATGTACAAAAATTTGTGGTTAGTAGAATTAATACTAAGTCTTAATCAAGGTCTAGATAGTTCGTGTTGAAAACAGTAGGTTAAAAGATATAactaaattttttctaaaacaCTTATCTAGAGCGTGCAGCCTTAATTTTCCTATCAGAACTTTTTCTTGACTAAACTCCTAATATATCATTCAGATGGAAATAATGTTTTAGAGTAACTGCGAGAATACATCAAGCAAGGAAAAAACTTTGCTTTGAAACATTATTGAGAGTATTGATCTTTGTTTGTAATGCAATAAGCTATTGTATAAATGCAGTTTTCTTCTACTATTTAATTTGAACATAAATTATTTGAATTGGATTTGTTCAAATCTAAGAATGGTTTGTGATCTCTACCTTCAGGGGAGAACTTGTGCAGCAATGCAACTATACAATGGTGaactaaatttattttccaATTCACAGGTTAATGGGCTGGCAGCTTTGATGGATGGTGAACATGTGGGACCTTTCAACTTGGGTAACCCAGGCGAGTTTACCATGTTAGAGCTTGCTCAGGTACCTAGTCTTATTTGGCAGTTTCACAAtcattttttccttataataaggtTCCTATCAGATCATCATTCTGTGACATTCTTATTATGTTCATTCCTTAAAATGGATGTAACAGAATTAAATTCATATGCAATGTCAGTGTAAAGATTCTTAACATGGTCAATGAATAATAACCATTAAAAATGTTCAACTTTAATGATAACTACTTCTAAAGTTACACATATGAATATATGGTTGGTTGAAACTTATATTGACATTTGACTGTGTATAAAAATGAAACTCTTAAACATATAGCATAGTGGTTGTGCCTTCTACAGTAGGGGATTATACAATGTTCTGAGATGGAAGTTACTGTTTTATTCTATGAACTTCCTGTTATggtcatattttaaaaaacacgCAGGTTGTCAAAGAAACAATTGATTCAAGTGCTACGATAGAGTACAGAGCAAATACTGCTGACGATCCACATATGAGGAAACCAGATATTAGCAAAGCAAAGGAACTGCTAAACTGGGAGCCGGAAGTCCCACTAAGGGAAGGTTTGCCTCTTATGGTTAGTGATTTCCGGAATCGGATTCTGAATGAAGATGAAGGGAAAGGAATGAAATAAGTGTAGTAGCCAACCTTTGTTTTTATAGGGAGAAGTGTGTGTCTCCCCTTAATTTTTCCGAATCTCTTGTATGGCCAACATCAATAGAAAGTCCAGGTAATACATCGCATTTGTAAGAAGTGTTTTACTGGCCATTTACTCATTTGTGCCAGCTTAGCATATAATTGAGTAATTGTTAATTTTTGACATAATTATTTTCTGCAGCTTTCTTGTCTATTGTATTGATAAAAGTTGTAATATTCAATATTTGGATTACGGTATTATGAAAATGAAAGCTTATCTGTATAAATTTGTGGATCTTGAATTTTTCTGATGTGAGAAGTCTTTGATTTTCATCTTAAAAGAGAAAGGAGGTTGGAATATAGCTAATTAAAAGGTTGCACCAACTCACCAaccaatttattaattaattaattaattaattaattataaagttTAACATGGTAATACCCTGTGCTATCAGTACCAGTAGAATTAAAAAAAGATGTAAGAGAGATGTGGTGCTTTCTACTTTATGGCTAACTGGGATCAGATCAGACCTAACGATTGGGACCGTATTTGAAAAGTAAACCCAACCCCATCACTCTTTAGAAACATTCTTGCACGTAGCATTATCGGTGCCTCTTTACTGCTAATCACACTTGAGGCTTTACAAATTACTAGTATCTCAGAATATGATTGTCAGAAACCATATTTACATCTCTCATTGCTACTTAAGTCATAATGTTATTGTTACGTAAATCAATATATGTATAAGCGGCGGGCATATCAAGCGAGAAGACTTAACTTATAGTAAGATATGAGAGGGTTAAATCATGACCTGCGACAGGGGCGGACCCATACAAGAATTATCAATGGGGCTAATTTTTTTGGTTCAAGAACTACTGACATCTATGTGAGTCTTAGCACAAGCAACGAGTGTCTGGAAAAGAATTTCAgttaaacaacaaccaatatatgagatttttcattatatttaCTTTATGcaggaaaaacaattatttcTCCCAAGTGGGATTTAAGAGGAAAACAATGATATTATATGTACGATTTATTGGACTTTATATATTTCATCATTGATTAAcgggtaaatagtgtcataccccctgcaaaataggcgagttttgcgttaccccctgcaaaatatttttttgagattaccccctgcaatgtcaagattccttgcgttaccccctggctcaacaagtgggcatatgacatggacgaatcttgacgtggcatgacacgtggaaattaatttattttttatttatttttaattgccaactcagtaattattattttttttattaaaaaaaaaagaaaaaaacttttttttttaaagaaactttttttttacggtaacttttttttttaaagaaatctttttttttaaagaaactttttttttaaaaaaaacttttttttaaagaaacttttttttaaagaaacttttttttttaaagaaactttttttttttcgttccgttcatatgcagcgattgttcttcgttttcaatttcaatttggggttagggcaaagcgattgttcttgcattactatgtgattgcagtgttttttttttgttactctattattattagttattattattattattattattattattattattattattattagtttttttttcatcttcgttttttttttgcttactctattattagttattatatatatataagaatttttttatatatatatataataacaacttttagtaaaaaaaaaaaactttcttttaagtaagttcataaaaatataacaacttttaagtttttttttcatttttttaattaaaaacccacattaattaatgagttggcaattaaaaataaataaaaaataaattaatttacatgtgtcatgccacgtcaagattcttccatgtcatatgcccacttgttgagccaggggggtaacgcaaagaatcttgacattgcagggggtaatctcaaaaaaatattttgcagggggtaaagcAAAAcccgcctattttgcagggggtataacactatttacccttgaTTAACTTCATATTATactgtttgtaaaaaaaaaaaaaaagcttcatATTATACTAAAGTTGCCTTCCTTTTCACTTGTTTCTTAGTCTGCACAAGTAAATAAATGTCTAATAGTAAATGTTTGTTTGAGTAGAAACTGGCCTGTAAATTTGTCTGCTTGTTTTGATTATTTGCAGAACAACCTTATATGACAGCATCCCAAATTTTAGTGATGCAGATGCTTTAAGACTTGCAGGAATCGGGAGAAATGAATTTATTGATATAAAGGACAAAGGCGTAATAATAGAGTATTAGTATCATGATTGATACTAATTGATTGTAAATTGATTATAATTGATTATAATTGATTTCCCTTTTATTACCGTCATATATAGCACATAATAACTTAGCTTGATTTTAGAATCTGATTACTTTGCTCccatataattatatttttattgggttgggctggtgtggctatagccacgcCAAAGCTCCGCCCCTGACCTGCGATCAAACTTAATAGCTcacattttatttaatcatggttaaatatgtttttgctcCCTGtagtttttcagaattttcgttttagtttctGTATTTTTttccacactttttagtccctgaagttttttccgtcaatgtttttagtccatacttttcattcaactcgtgcatctactatataagaaaagaagatactaatgaaattcccaatttgcccctttttcattttttgacacataatcaatccagggttaatttttgtctttatcaaaaaaagttagtagaaaaatgctaaaaaaaatttcagtaggattcgaacccttaaccttttaattacacttcttattacatttaccactaaaccatatgaattaattttttatatttttggaaccaacatataatcaaggggttttctaacttagaccctagttaggtctaagttagcaaggtgcaccttttcaattggaccaaaatacccattcttttaatttttgaaagaatagagcaacaggggcatttctgtaattttacaccaacagtacacgcgccccaccttctgaaaccattaatagacgcggatccagtgtcgcgcgcgtaccgaaggaccatggttacagaccgttgatttccatcagacagccaagatctgatctcatcaagactgtctgatcaatcagacagcccagatcatcctgatccatcagattccagcgcctgcgcaacactggattacaacctggagagagaaaaatttgcttttttaaagtaggacacgtgtcacataATGGTTGGCTGGgtgtgatttttgttcatttaatactttgaactcaattatttcgttgtaaattaattttttatttttttatttttataccaaaattcataatttttttttgtcgacaaatagagacttggttcgtttgatttggacaccgaaaaaaaaacgcaatttttcactaccttaatctcattttttgtctactaaatacgttatttgtgtgatgtaatttaacacgcaccactcaaccaactcactgaaaccattataccaggaaaatagtagataatattctggaacttttggtatattttatgaaatttttggagacctgaaactatttttagttaattaaatgagataaaacggtaattaaaaactaatgtttgcttctgaaaccattttactggtagaatggttgcacatagttgtattctgaaaccattttactggtagaatggtttcaatgagtaatttattaattgtgtttgcttctgaaaccatttatctggtacaatggtttcagagagttgtaatctgaaaccattttgctggtagaatggtttcagtaagttgattattagttatttgcttctgaaaccatttagcttgtagaatggttgcacatagttgtattctgaaaccattttactggtagaatggtttcagtgagtaatttattaattgtgtttgcttctgaaaccatttatctggtacaatggtttcagagagttgtaatctgaaaccattttgctggtagaatggtttcagtaagttgattattagttatttgcttctgaaaccatttagcttgtagaatggtttcagagatttgtactctgaaaccattttcctggtagaatggtttcagtgagttgatgtaaggtagtgaaaaatgagattaaagtagtgaaaaattgggtttttttttctgtgtccaaatcaaacgaaccaagtctctatttgtagagaaaaaaattatgaattttggtataaaaaataaaaaataaaaaattaatttacgacgaaataatcgagtttaaagtattaaatggaaaaaaatcacgcccagccaactagacagcgacacgtgtcctgccttttcaaaaagctttctctctccgcgtcatccttcacccacgcgcgcctgtcggcgcgtgtgatgcacgcacGTGATTTTTGTGCAatcacacgctgccacgtgtcctggggggtgggaaaagaaattgggggcgcgtgtattgttgggtaaattacagaaatgcccctgttgctctattctttcaaaaattaaaaaatgggtatttttgtccaactgaaaaggtgcaccttgctaacttagacccaactgggtctaagttagcagccccctataatcaatatgagttaaatggcCAGTTataaccacaaaactccactttatttgttacttctttcacgctttttttctttttatctaaaaattcaattttttgtatgtaacccaaattcaaatacctcactttatacaaattcaattttttagtaaataaaaacaattattaactgggcatcgatatatcctatacatatttattaaatggGCATCGACCATCTTGCCACGTTTTTGTTAATATAGGTagattacacttttttttctttttacctacaa from Trifolium pratense cultivar HEN17-A07 linkage group LG1, ARS_RC_1.1, whole genome shotgun sequence includes these protein-coding regions:
- the LOC123883717 gene encoding UDP-glucuronic acid decarboxylase 1, encoding MKQLHKQHSLNHRREEEMGSETPPYSPKSMKNTRSLPRSINYLLREQRLLFILVGILIGSTFFIIQPTLSRISPPEAHSFLPRSGALIRYDSVGGGSGRIGRIPAGIGGRRLRVVVTGGAGFVGSHLVDKLIGRGNDVIVIDNFFTGRKENLVHLFGNPRFELIRHDVVEPILLEVDQIYHLACPASPVHYKYNPVKTIKTNVMGTLNMLGLAKRIGARFLLTSTSEVYGDPLEHPQKETYWGNVNPIGERSCYDEGKRTAETLTMDYHRGAGVEVRIARIFNTYGPRMCLDDGRVVSNFVAQAIRKQPLTVYGDGKQTRSFQYVSDLVNGLAALMDGEHVGPFNLGNPGEFTMLELAQVVKETIDSSATIEYRANTADDPHMRKPDISKAKELLNWEPEVPLREGLPLMVSDFRNRILNEDEGKGMK